A DNA window from Coffea arabica cultivar ET-39 chromosome 6c, Coffea Arabica ET-39 HiFi, whole genome shotgun sequence contains the following coding sequences:
- the LOC113695152 gene encoding uncharacterized protein, whose amino-acid sequence MRNKDFIGRVSHDMLEQEDLDAANVLMDLAKDTGSVDRLLAKAPTNQNRNPKKISASAFDSEFSIIHFLSAVRLVLITPVAEDFTVTHSRRVEVANSGKGPRHGLCLEIIGKDARSNSVFQLHKSDKCINASECVQKKLPSLTIEEIVQRLRSSPGDARIFELKASLKDLVRGALKIFSSTIAPSGVPSWQPLITYHKSSKHWSWIGPIPSLLFRGECACVSPKAWGLRSQTLNKLVECFSEWLRASRDMLQKIWNLPPPPLEFMVHWSSAERFSATRNLKISIATISPSSEQVRAYFRMEEALRYLVPQQSFSYTTVDGKKSSVAPMRRCSGKPSRKARDHFILKPNRPPCFTMLCLVRDAAARLPDGMGTRSDICTLVRDSQFIIEDIDDDQVEHVVSGALDRLHYELDPCIRFDRDSRLWFYMHGDREQEDYEYDGTSSIKIHNKMKLPTLGVRRRRRAL is encoded by the exons ATGAGAAACAAAGACTTCATTGGAAGAGTGTCACATGACATGCTAGAGCAGGAAGATTTGGATGCTGCCAATGTTTTGATGGACTTGGCAAAAGACACAG GTTCGGTGGATCGGCTCCTTGCAAAAGCACCTACCAACCAGAATAGGAATCCTAAAAAGATATCCGCTTCTGCATTTGACTCGGAATTTTCCATTATTCACTTTCTTTCTGCTGTTCGGCTTGTATTGATCACTCCAGTCGCAGAAGATTTTACTGTAACACATAGCAGGCGAGTGGAGGTTGCCAACAGTGGAAAAGGACCTAGACATGGCCTCTGTCTGGAAATCATTGGCAAAGATGCAAGAAGCAATTCTGTCTTTCAACTGCATAAGAGTGACAAATGCATCAATGCTTCAGAATGTGTACAGAAGAAATTGCCTTCTCTTACAATTGAAGAAATCGTGCAACGGCTGAGATCCAGCCCTGGAGACGCACGTATATTTGAGCTGAAAGCGTCTCTTAAGGATTTAGTCCGGGGAGCTTTAAAGATATTTTCATCGACAATAGCTCCTTCAGGGGTACCTTCCTGGCAGCCGCTGATTACGTATCACAAATCTAGTAAACATTGGTCATGGATTGGTCCAATCCCATCTCTCTTATTTCGAGGTGAATGTGCCTGTGTATCTCCCAAGGCTTGGGGCTTGAGGAGCCAAACTCTTAATAAGCTAGTTGAGTGCTTTTCTGAATGGCTGCGAGCCTCAAGAGACATGCTTCAGAAGATTTGGAATCTTCCTCCCCCACCATTGGAGTTCATGGTACATTGGAGCAGCGCTGAAAGGTTTAGCGCCACAAGAAATCTGAAGATTAGCATTGCCACCATTAGTCCAAGCAGTGAGCAAGTGAGAGCATATTTCCGCATGGAAGAAGCTTTGAGGTATTTAGTCCCACAACAGTCATTTTCTTATACAACTGTTGACGGCAAGAAATCTTCAGTTGCTCCTATGAGGAGGTGTAGTGGTAAGCCATCAAGAAAAGCCCGGGACCATTTCATTTTAAAGCCCAATCGGCCTCCTTGTTTCACTATGCTTTGCCTTGTGAGAGATGCAGCTGCTAGATTACCTGACGGCATGGGTACAAGATCAGATATATGTACTCTAGTTAGGGACTCTCAGTTCATTATTGAAGACATCGATGATGATCAAGTTGAACATGTTGTAAGCGGGGCCTTGGATCGCTTGCACTATGAACTTGACCCGTGTATACGATTTGATAGGGATTCTCGGTTGTGGTTTTACATGCATGGAGATAGAGAGCAAGAAGATTATGAATATGATGGCACTTCTTCAATCAAGATCCACAACAAAATGAAACTGCCAACCTTGGGTGTTCGGAGAAGAAGGCGTGCCTTATAA